The Caldicellulosiruptor obsidiansis OB47 genome segment AGTTCAAAGTCAAGATCTTTGACTAAATCCACAAGAGAATCTATAGCATATTTGAATGCATCCTTGTCCTGCAAAACTGTTGTTATATCAATAAAATCTATACCCTCTTTTGGAAAGTTCAAAACATGTCTGAATTTCTCTTTTAAGTTCATTAAATCTTCCTCCTATTACTTAAAATTTTTAATTTATTACGTTATTAAGTATATCAAAAAAAACTATCATTTTTAAATACTCTAAATGCTAAAAAAAATAAAAGCTCTTTCAGCAAGCTTACAAAAAGCTTTGCTAAAAGAGCATTTCAACGCCTCATTAATACCTTGTTTTAACCCTATATGCTTCTGAAAATACGTTTAAACCATGCCTCTTTATAAAATTTTGTTTTCAAAATCTCATATATCTTGAGTCTTAACTTTACAGGCATACTATCCATGCTACCATAACTTGTTGCAATCAAATATTCTTTCTTTGAAAGTGAACTTTTGAGTTCTTCCCTTGCTTCAGCTGGAAGTTCCAGCTTTGCTTCATCCACTATACAAAGCGGCGGAAATATAACACACCACCAGTTTTTACCTTTACCATCACCTATTAAAACCTTAACACAGTCATATATACCTGATGGAAAAAGAAAATTGTTATAAACTCTGTTTGGAAATAAATCTCTTTGAATAGTTATTCTTACCTTGTAATTCTTTCCTTTTTCCAGTAAAGCCTGTTTGATATAATTTTCAATTTGATATCTTCTTTTATCGATATCTTTTAAGACTTGATATTTACCCTTAGAAAAATCTATATTATTTGATAAAAACTCTATAATCTTATCTCTAACAAATAGTTTTAACTCTTGGTCCTCCTTTGAATTACTATTTGCTATAACATGAAGTCTAACAACCGATGCAGATAAGTCTTTTTGCAGAGACTCTACCTTTTGGAAATTTAAAAACTCATAAATCAAAATAAAACTCAAAAATGATAAAACTGATGCTAAAATGTATGCTCTTGAAACTCGAATTTTCTGTATCATCCCTCTTTTTTCCTCTCAAACAAAAATTATTTCTATTTTTAGCATTCACTCAGAAAACAAAATTTATACATAAAAATCTTTAATAAATTGTTCCGCTTCGTCTTAGCCTTACATCTGGTATAACCTCTATATCTATTTTCTTAAACTCAACATCCCAGTTTTTTTTGAGCTTTTCCCAATCTTTTGCCCTCCTCTTTGAAATTAAATCCCCTATTCCCAAAACATCAGCATTATATTTATACTTTAACAGATAGATAAGATCTTCTGCTCTTGTTTTTAAAATTTTGTTTAGCTCATTTTGAATATACCTCCTCATAGGATCATCTAAAACTTTGTACCCACTTTTGAATACAAACTCAATAACTTCACCTTCTATCCTTAGATTGTAAACAATCTTTAGTCTTCCTTTTTCATTTTTAATTTTCTTTTTAGTTTGAATCTCTGTAGTAACAAATGGAATATACGTTGATTTGTACTTCAAATCGTCAATAAACGTGTGCTTTGCCTTGCCCATGAGAAGCTTATAGATTTGTAGCTGCTTTTCATTCATCCAGCCAACAAACCTGAAATTTTTAAATACAGCAGCACCAGCTACTTTTAACGTCTCAATTCCAGGTTCAACCCTCGATATAACCGCACAGTTCGAATTTATAAAGCTATTTACAACTTGACTTAAAGGTGTATCAATTACCCTTCCATAAATTGATGCATTTTTTGATATCTCAAAGAGATGAATACCAGTTACAGGCTGAACAAGTGGCATTGTGTTCAGAACATCTCTTGCTGTTGTTTCAGAAACAAGCAAAAATGTGTTTTGAGGAATATCACTCTCTCTACTTAGCCCATCTAAAACTTCTTTCATATACCCTGGCTCTTCTACTAAATCTCTTCCCAGCACAATAACTTTTAAATATCCATAATATAGTCTTTTATTTATTTCTCTTTCAAGGTAATTTCTTATACCTATTACATCATTGGCAGGTCTTACAAACAAAAATCTCATCTGCTCATCTGGTTTAGAATCTTTTCCAATGGTTCTGAGGTTTGGGAAAAGCACTGTTATCGCAAACTTATATTCATTTTTGCTGTTTGGAAGGGGGGGTTTTACCTTTCTTTTTGTTTGTGGATCAATTCCTTTCTGGTCTGTTTTAATATCGGGCTTTTTCTGTTCAGGAGAAAATTTCTGAGTTCTTCTGTCAAGATCAATATACTCACTGCTTTCATATTTGTTCAAATCGCTCGGGTCATACTTGTCAACACCAAGTGCAAGAACATAACCCCTGTCTTCTATTTCGACTCTATCCCAGCAACCTGACAAGAAAAAGGTAAGAAAAATCATCAAAATTGCTAAAGCTGCTTCTTTTTTTATCCTCACGTTTTTTTCACCTTCCTTTTGACAAAAAGGACAGTGTATGTGACAAGTGGCAAAAATAAAACAAGAAAGGTTGCAAAAAAGTAACTAAAATAGTCCATAAACTTCTGTGTTTCAGATATATTTTGAGGAATTAAAGAAAGAATATAAATAAATGGTAGTTGTAAAAATACAAAAAAGTTGTGTTCCTTGGTATTAAAAATTCTTGCCAAAATCAAACCTGTTGTCATTAAGAAAATAATCTCTGTTGTATATGTGGTTATCATCCATAGAGCAACTACTATGCTTTCTGGTCTTTCTATAACAATTTCCAAAACTGTAACATCTCTAAAAAGATTTAATGTTGGCCATATCATGGTCTGCATCTCTTTTGCTCCAAAATCAGCTGTTGCAAATATAATTATTATTTCATAGAGCAAAACTGTGACCAAAAAACCGAAAAAAGCACTTTTGATGAGCTTGTCTTTCCTTCTTATATAGGGCATGAAAAACAAAAATACCTCAAATCCCAAAAAACTAAATATTGTTGTTCCAATCCCCTTGAGAAGTTTTGAAAATGAAATATTTAAAACAGGAAGTAGATTTGAAAAATCCAGTCTTTGATAGACAAAAAAGCTTAATATAACAATTATTAGAACAATTCCCGGCATAAGCACTTCGCACATTCGTGCAATTACTTCTATCCCATACCTTGAGAGATAGGCACATGAAAGAAGAAATGTAATTATCAAAACTTCATTGGGTGTCAGTGTAAACAAAAATTCTTTTGCTGTTTCAGCTATAAGCCTTGTTTCAAAAGATGAAAAAATTATAAAATATATGACATACATAATCGAAAAAACAGTTCCAACTATTTTCCCAAATGCATTTGTTAGAAGTTCAATTACAGTTACGTCTGGGTCTAACATAGTAAGTTTAAAAATTAAAAGAAAAGCCAGAAATGATAGCATTCCGCCAAGTAACACAACGAACCATCCATTTTGTTCAACAGTTTTTGCAACAGATGAAGGCATAAACATTATCCCAATTCCTATCATTACAGATACAAACAATACAAAACACTGAAAACTGGAAATTTTATCGTTATCATTTATTATCATTTTTTATTTTCACCTGCCGATGCGGGTATTGAACTTCTTTCATGCAGCATTCTGATTTTCTGATGGGTTGAAGCAAATATAGGTCTTGCCCACAGATATCTTGTTGGAAGTCTTATAATAGAATCTTTGTAATCCATTATCTCAAATGAAACAAATGGAGACAAATACGGCACACCAAAGCTTTTAGTTTTTACAAGATTCCCAAGTATTATAAGACTGAGAAGGATAAATCCGTAAATTCCCAAAGCTGCGCAAACAATAATATATACAAATTTCAATAATCTTAATGAGATAGAAAAATTATATGCAGGTATGGCAAACGAAGCAATTGCCGTTGTTGCCACAAGTATAACCATAATAGGTGATATTATACCTGCTTGAACTGCAGCCTGTCCTATTATAAGTCCACCAACAATACCAATTGTCTGCCCAATTGGACCAGGAAGACGTAACCCCGCCTCTCTTAAAAGCTCAAGCATAAACTCTAAAAACAGTGCTTCAACAAATACTGGAATTGGCACACCTTCTCTTGTCGCTGCTATAAAAAGTCCAAGATCAGGTGGAATCATGCTTGGTGTAAATGACGATATAGAGATATAAAAACCTTGAAGGGTCATAGCAATGACAGCTGCTATCACCCTCAAAATTCTTATAACAGTTGCTATATGCCATCTTTCATAGTAATCTTCTGAGTGTTGAATAAATGTTGAAAATGTAGCAGGAACTATCAAAGCAAGGTTGGTATTATCACATAAAATAGCAACTCTGCCTTCATAAATTGCCGCAACCACTGTGTCAACCCTTTCAGTATGCTGTATTGTTGGAAACACACAAAATATATCGTCTTCGATAAACTGTTCTACCATACCAGACTCCATTATTGCATCAATATCTATTTTTGAAAGTCTTTGTTTTACTTCATTTAAAACATCTTTATCAACAATATCATCTATATAAACAATATATATATCTGTTTGAGAACGTCTTCCTAATTTTATATTCTTAACCTTAAGTCTTGTATCTCTTACTCTTCTTCTAATAAGTGCTGTCGAAAACCTTACAACTTCATTAAAACTGTCGCGCGGACCTCTTACAGCATTTTCTGAGATTGGCTGTTGAATACCTCTGTTTGGAAAACTTCTTGTAGAAACTCTTATTATCCTGTCAGCCCCGTCCACAAATAGAAGTGTCTCTCCACAGAGAAGGTCTAAAATAGCATCTTTAAAACTTGTAACCTC includes the following:
- a CDS encoding stage II sporulation protein R, with protein sequence MIQKIRVSRAYILASVLSFLSFILIYEFLNFQKVESLQKDLSASVVRLHVIANSNSKEDQELKLFVRDKIIEFLSNNIDFSKGKYQVLKDIDKRRYQIENYIKQALLEKGKNYKVRITIQRDLFPNRVYNNFLFPSGIYDCVKVLIGDGKGKNWWCVIFPPLCIVDEAKLELPAEAREELKSSLSKKEYLIATSYGSMDSMPVKLRLKIYEILKTKFYKEAWFKRIFRSI
- a CDS encoding Ger(x)C family spore germination protein; this encodes MIFLTFFLSGCWDRVEIEDRGYVLALGVDKYDPSDLNKYESSEYIDLDRRTQKFSPEQKKPDIKTDQKGIDPQTKRKVKPPLPNSKNEYKFAITVLFPNLRTIGKDSKPDEQMRFLFVRPANDVIGIRNYLEREINKRLYYGYLKVIVLGRDLVEEPGYMKEVLDGLSRESDIPQNTFLLVSETTARDVLNTMPLVQPVTGIHLFEISKNASIYGRVIDTPLSQVVNSFINSNCAVISRVEPGIETLKVAGAAVFKNFRFVGWMNEKQLQIYKLLMGKAKHTFIDDLKYKSTYIPFVTTEIQTKKKIKNEKGRLKIVYNLRIEGEVIEFVFKSGYKVLDDPMRRYIQNELNKILKTRAEDLIYLLKYKYNADVLGIGDLISKRRAKDWEKLKKNWDVEFKKIDIEVIPDVRLRRSGTIY
- a CDS encoding GerAB/ArcD/ProY family transporter, whose protein sequence is MIINDNDKISSFQCFVLFVSVMIGIGIMFMPSSVAKTVEQNGWFVVLLGGMLSFLAFLLIFKLTMLDPDVTVIELLTNAFGKIVGTVFSIMYVIYFIIFSSFETRLIAETAKEFLFTLTPNEVLIITFLLSCAYLSRYGIEVIARMCEVLMPGIVLIIVILSFFVYQRLDFSNLLPVLNISFSKLLKGIGTTIFSFLGFEVFLFFMPYIRRKDKLIKSAFFGFLVTVLLYEIIIIFATADFGAKEMQTMIWPTLNLFRDVTVLEIVIERPESIVVALWMITTYTTEIIFLMTTGLILARIFNTKEHNFFVFLQLPFIYILSLIPQNISETQKFMDYFSYFFATFLVLFLPLVTYTVLFVKRKVKKT
- a CDS encoding spore germination protein, with product MGFIEIIKRKKERKKNFQQRETKAFVEAQEKIFSSIDENIKYITELLVDNDDIVIRNFLAGNIRCATIFVDGLVNREIIDRDVIKHLMVEVQLFKEEISPKDAYNKILNTLLATSDIKEVTSFKDAILDLLCGETLLFVDGADRIIRVSTRSFPNRGIQQPISENAVRGPRDSFNEVVRFSTALIRRRVRDTRLKVKNIKLGRRSQTDIYIVYIDDIVDKDVLNEVKQRLSKIDIDAIMESGMVEQFIEDDIFCVFPTIQHTERVDTVVAAIYEGRVAILCDNTNLALIVPATFSTFIQHSEDYYERWHIATVIRILRVIAAVIAMTLQGFYISISSFTPSMIPPDLGLFIAATREGVPIPVFVEALFLEFMLELLREAGLRLPGPIGQTIGIVGGLIIGQAAVQAGIISPIMVILVATTAIASFAIPAYNFSISLRLLKFVYIIVCAALGIYGFILLSLIILGNLVKTKSFGVPYLSPFVSFEIMDYKDSIIRLPTRYLWARPIFASTHQKIRMLHERSSIPASAGENKK